From a single Rhinolophus ferrumequinum isolate MPI-CBG mRhiFer1 chromosome 15, mRhiFer1_v1.p, whole genome shotgun sequence genomic region:
- the MYADM gene encoding myeloid-associated differentiation marker: MPVTVTRTTITTTTTSGLGSPTILGSPRALTQPLGLLRLLQLFSTCVAFSLVASVGAWNGFMGNWCMFAWCFCFAMTLLIIIVEVGGLQPRFPLSWRNFPITYACYAALFCLSASVIYPTTLVQFMSPGRSRDHAIAATVFSCIACVAYATEVAWTRARPGEITGYMATVPGLLKVVETFVACIIFAFIVDSYLYKYKAALEWCVAVYAICFILAAVAILLNLGDCTNMLPIPFPTFLSGLALLSVLFYASAMVLWPLYQFDEKYGGQPQRRMDSNCRNSHTYSVCAWDSRLAVAILTAINLLAYVADLVYSAHLVFVRV, encoded by the coding sequence ATGCCGGTGACAGTGACCCGCACGACCATCACGACCACCACCACCTCAGGCCTGGGCTCCCCAACCATTCTGGGGTCCCCTCGGGCACTGACCCAGCCCCTGGGCCTCCTTCGCCTGCTACAGCTGTTTTCCACCTGTGTGGCCTTCTCGCTAGTGGCCAGCGTGGGCGCTTGGAATGGGTTCATGGGGAACTGGTGCATGTTCGCCTGGTGCTTTTGCTTCGCCATGACCCTCCTCATTATCATCGTGGAGGTAGGTGGGCTCCAGCCACGCTTCCCACTGTCCTGGCGCAACTTCCCCATCACCTATGCCTGTTATGCTGCCCTCTTCTGCCTCTCGGCCTCCGTCATCTACCCCACTACCTTGGTCCAGTTCATGTCTCCTGGCCGCTCAAGGGACCACGCCATTGCTGCCACCGTCTTCTCCTGCATCGCCTGTGTGGCTTATGCCACTGAGGTGGCCTGGACCCGGGCCCGGCCCGGCGAGATCACCGGCTACATGGCCACAGTGCCAGGCCTGCTTAAAGTGGTTGAGACTTTCGTGGCCTGCATCATCTTTGCCTTCATCGTGGACTCTTACCTGTACAAGTACAAGGCAGCCCTGGAGTGGTGCGTGGCCGTCTATGCCATCTGCTTCATCTTGGCGGCCGTGGCCATCCTGCTGAACCTGGGCGACTGCACCAACATGCTGCCCATCCCCTTCCCCACTTTCCTGTCTGGGCTGGCCCTGCTCTCCGTCCTTTTCTACGCCTCGGCAATGGTACTCTGGCCTCTCTACCAGTTCGACGAGAAGTACGGCGGCCAGCCCCAGCGGCGGATGGATTCAAACTGCCGTAATAGTCACACCTACAGCGTGTGCGCCTGGGACTCCCGCCTGGCTGTGGCCATCTTGACGGCCATCAACCTGCTGGCTTATGTGGCCGACCTGGTGTACTCAGCCCACCTGGTCTTTGTCAGAGTCTGA